In Zingiber officinale cultivar Zhangliang chromosome 8B, Zo_v1.1, whole genome shotgun sequence, a single genomic region encodes these proteins:
- the LOC122016243 gene encoding DCC family protein At1g52590, chloroplastic-like codes for MHLNCGSADANVHDFLPLHLANAQRSQRFPQRHDARPSSHARLSTHRRNPSKVQTNPSAGSCTWDPVSAFSSSASVDWVKVTDGEFFQTDSRPIMPFDGVCNLCNGEVRFVRDNNRNRSHGPLRFLLRFPPFLR; via the exons ATGCACCTAAATTGTGGCTCAGCCGACGCCAACGTACACGATTTTCTACCACTGCATTTGGCAAATGCTCAAAGGAGCCAAAGG TTCCCACAGCGCCATGACGCTCGCCCTTCCAGTCACGCTCGGCTCTCTACTCATCGGCGCAACCCCAGTAAGGTTCAAACAAACCCAAGCGCCGGTAGCTGCACTTGGGATCCAGTCTCCGCCTTCTCCTCTTCTGCCTCCGTCGACTGGGTGAAGGTTACCGACGGCGAGTTCTTCCAAACCGACTCCAGGCCGATCATGCCCTTCGACG GCGTGTGCAATTTGTGCAACGGTGAAGTCAGATTTGTTCGCGACAACAATCGCAACAGGTCTCATGGTCCTCTCCGTTTTCTTCTTCGTTTTCCCCCTTTTCTTAGATG A